Part of the Deltaproteobacteria bacterium genome is shown below.
TATCAGTTAAGCGCTGAGCAGGCTTTGGAATCTGCGGGTCGTTTTGTCAAGGAGGCTGATGTGGCGGCGGTTAAATTGGAAGGCGGTGCAAATATGGCTCCCACTGTTCGAAATATCGTTAGGGCAGATATCCCAGTTATGGGGCATGTAGGATTAACTCCTCAGAGCTATCATCGCATGGGTGGTTTTAAGGTTCAGGGGAAGGCGGTATCTGAGGAGAACAAGATAATAGAAGATGCTTTGGCAATAGAAGAGGCTGGAGCTTTTGCAGTAGTCTTAGAAGGCATACCTCCCGATTTAGCAGGACGAATAACTCAGCAACTACATATCCCAACAATAGGAATCGGAGCCGGCGCCGAGTGTTCAGGGCAAGTGCTAGTGTTGCACGATTTGTTGGGGCTCAAGCTACCAGAGGAGACAAAGAAACCAAAGTTCGTTAAGCAGTACGCATCGCTTGGCCAAGACGTGATAGAGGCTGTAAAAACGTTTGCCGAAGAGGTTAGGGAGTTAAAATTCCCAACAGAGGAATACACTTATAAGCGAAAGGTGGGCAAGTTATCGGCTGTGGTAAATATTAGTTAGTAGATATAGGCATATGAAAGTAGCAGAAAATATCGGCACATTGCGAGAAGAGATTTTGGGCAGGAAAAGCGAAGGAAAAGTGGTTTCTTTTGTACCCACTATGGGTGCTTTGCATGGTGGGCATTTGAGCTTGGTAGATATTGCCCGAAAGAACTCCGATTACGTAGTTATGTCTATTTTCGTAAATGAACTGCAATTTAACTCTAAGGAGGACTTGCTTAATTATCCGCGAACAATAGGCCAAGATTTAGATAAGGCGGAGTCGGTTGGAGTTAACCTTTGTTTCGTTCCAAATGCGCGGGAAATTTTTTCCTGCGGAAAAACGTTGGATCGGATGTTGGGCAAGGAATCTTCTGTGCGACGTTGTACCGTAAAAGCGGGCGAACTTGCCGATCTATGGGAGGGAGAGTATCGCAAGGGGCATTTTGATGGAGTGGTTAGCATAGTTTCGATACTGTTTAATCTCGTGTCTCCCGATGTGGCTATTTTTGGAGAAAAGGATTTTCAGCAGCTAAAAGTTATTCAGCAAATGGTCAAGGATTTGCATTTTCCCGTGAACATCGTTCCAGCGCCATTGATGCGAGAGTCGGATGGATTGGCGATGAGTTCTAGAAATTTGCGCCTAAATGATGAGCAGCGAATGCGAGCTCTAAATATTTATAAATCTCTTCAGCTTAGTTTAAAACTAGTGGAGGAGGGGGAGAAAAAGGCTTCGAAAATAATAGAGCCAATGCGAGAGGTGCTAGAAAACCAAGGTAAACTAAAAGTGGACTACGTTGCTGTGGTCGATACGGATAACCTAAGAGCTGTTGACGAAATTGTAGATGAGGCTCGGATTTTGGTGGCGGCTTATGTCGATGAAATCAGGTTAATCGATAATATGCACTTGACGCGTGCCTATAAACATTAGAGGGGCAGGGGGCGAGGCGTAATTGGGCAAAAAAAAGCAGAGCCAGAGTGTTGCTCAAGTTGAAAATGGATTCAAGGTAGTTCAGGTAAACAAGAAAGCGCGCTACGATTATGAAATCGTAGAGGTATTTGAGGCTGGGATAGTTTTGGCGGGCAGTGAGGTCAAATCTATTCGCGGTGGTGAGGTTAATCTGAAGGAGAGCTACGTGAAATTTAAAGGCGACGAGCTTTTCTTGGTAGGCTGTCACATAAGTCCGTATTCGCACTCCCGAGTTGATGCGCACGATCCAATTCGAGATAAAAAGCTCCTAATGCATAGGCGAGAAATCGACAAGCTAATTGGCAAGATTCAACAAAAAGGTTTAACTATAGTGCCGTTGCGACTGTATTTTAAACAAGGTCGATGTAAGGTCGAAATTGGTCTTGGGCGCGGTAAGAAACTGCACGATAAGCGCCAGGACATGAAGACGCGCGAAGCAGTGCGAGATATGGCGAGAGCTATGCACGGGAGAGGATAGTCATGCCATTTATGGGAGGATTTTATGAAAAATAACATTGCTAGTGAGAAATTTGGTTTTTCAACGCGAGCTATTCATGCAGGTCAGGAACCTTCTCCTGGCGTGCATGCGATAATGACACCTATTTATCAGACTTCGACTTACGTTCAAACTAGTCCGGGAGTGTATAGTGGGTACGATTATGGGCGAACTAACAATCCGACGCGCACGGCGCTGGAGGAAAATATCGCTGCTTTGGAGAGAGCTAAGTTCGGAATATGTTTTGCCTCTGGCTGTGCGGCTATAGATGCCATTATGCATCTACTAGTCTCGGGAGATCACGTCGTATGTTGTGACGATGTGTATGGAGGCACTTTTCGGTTATTTGAAAATATATTTTCAAAAATGGGTTTGTCTTATTCTTATGTCGATTTGCGAAGTCTTGAAAAGCTAGAAGCTGCAATTACGCCACAGACAAAACTAATTTGGGTCGAATCGCCTACGAATCCTTTGTTAAAGGTAATAGACATTGAGATGGTTAGCGATGTGGCGCAGAAGAATAAGCTTAAGGTCGTGGTAGATAATACGTTTGCATCTCCTTATTTGCAGAATCCGCTTGAACTTGGCGCTAGCTTGGTTTTGCATTCTAGCACTAAGTATATTGGAGGCCATTCGGATGTAATTGGTGGAGTGGTGCTTGTCAATGACGAAACGCTTGCCGAGCGCTTATACTACATTCAAAATGCTGTTGGGGCAGTTCCGGCGCCACTGGATTGTTTTTTACTTTTGCGCTCTACTAAGACGCTTGCGATTCGCATGGAGAGCCACTGCCGCAATGCGCAGGAGATAGCGGAATTTCTGTTGCGGCGAGACGACATAGAAAAAGTCATTTATCCAGGTTTGCCGTCTCATCCTGACTACAAAGTAGTGACTAAGCAGATGCGTGCTGGCGGTGGAATGGTAAGCTTCGTCGTAGCAGGCGGGGAGTCGAGGGCGCGGAGTTTCCTGGAAAAGGTAAAACTCTTTTCGTTGGCGGAAAGTTTAGGTGGCGTTGAGTCGCTTATAGAGCATCCGGCCATTATGACTCACGCGAGTATTCCTCAAGCTGTGCGCGAAAAGCTTGGGATAACGGGTGGATTTGTACGAACATCG
Proteins encoded:
- the panB gene encoding 3-methyl-2-oxobutanoate hydroxymethyltransferase; translated protein: MSNPITVPDIISKRYSNEKLVMLTAYDYVFAKLVDAAGVDIILVGDSLATVVQGLRTTLPVSVDEMIYHSRLVSRAVRNALVVADMPFMSYQLSAEQALESAGRFVKEADVAAVKLEGGANMAPTVRNIVRADIPVMGHVGLTPQSYHRMGGFKVQGKAVSEENKIIEDALAIEEAGAFAVVLEGIPPDLAGRITQQLHIPTIGIGAGAECSGQVLVLHDLLGLKLPEETKKPKFVKQYASLGQDVIEAVKTFAEEVRELKFPTEEYTYKRKVGKLSAVVNIS
- the panC gene encoding pantoate--beta-alanine ligase, with amino-acid sequence MKVAENIGTLREEILGRKSEGKVVSFVPTMGALHGGHLSLVDIARKNSDYVVMSIFVNELQFNSKEDLLNYPRTIGQDLDKAESVGVNLCFVPNAREIFSCGKTLDRMLGKESSVRRCTVKAGELADLWEGEYRKGHFDGVVSIVSILFNLVSPDVAIFGEKDFQQLKVIQQMVKDLHFPVNIVPAPLMRESDGLAMSSRNLRLNDEQRMRALNIYKSLQLSLKLVEEGEKKASKIIEPMREVLENQGKLKVDYVAVVDTDNLRAVDEIVDEARILVAAYVDEIRLIDNMHLTRAYKH
- the smpB gene encoding SsrA-binding protein SmpB, producing the protein MGKKKQSQSVAQVENGFKVVQVNKKARYDYEIVEVFEAGIVLAGSEVKSIRGGEVNLKESYVKFKGDELFLVGCHISPYSHSRVDAHDPIRDKKLLMHRREIDKLIGKIQQKGLTIVPLRLYFKQGRCKVEIGLGRGKKLHDKRQDMKTREAVRDMARAMHGRG
- a CDS encoding cystathionine gamma-synthase — translated: MKNNIASEKFGFSTRAIHAGQEPSPGVHAIMTPIYQTSTYVQTSPGVYSGYDYGRTNNPTRTALEENIAALERAKFGICFASGCAAIDAIMHLLVSGDHVVCCDDVYGGTFRLFENIFSKMGLSYSYVDLRSLEKLEAAITPQTKLIWVESPTNPLLKVIDIEMVSDVAQKNKLKVVVDNTFASPYLQNPLELGASLVLHSSTKYIGGHSDVIGGVVLVNDETLAERLYYIQNAVGAVPAPLDCFLLLRSTKTLAIRMESHCRNAQEIAEFLLRRDDIEKVIYPGLPSHPDYKVVTKQMRAGGGMVSFVVAGGESRARSFLEKVKLFSLAESLGGVESLIEHPAIMTHASIPQAVREKLGITGGFVRTSVGIEDVGDLISDLATALDASKRLS